A window of the Oryza brachyantha chromosome 5, ObraRS2, whole genome shotgun sequence genome harbors these coding sequences:
- the LOC102704615 gene encoding uncharacterized protein LOC102704615, translated as MDPARYWVLARRKLGDQKTPLFPNTPHITVGGSSASYYESWEERAFAEDSAGHLGGCIWPPRSYSCSFCGREFRSAQALGGHMNVHRRDRARLKLSGIVEDGAGHGGEQNHVMPPHQSYMIQPCRPQIGAGQQHAYIPNHSIGAPPSADTNPNSVCGVITYPARSLLHVAAARTAWGKQVLTASLVPPKSPSASSGHMTLFPGVVPLPQDHERASTWMSSKLDLRFGENELKMSVLGCRSRMDFMMNENDKDYQEVAEANHKRRRIDLEVNPLVLSSSSSKHQQPDGGDGQHHEKVPKHCRSSSVEKLDLELRLGEAPKKLN; from the coding sequence ATGGATCCAGCAAGGTACTGGGTGCTGGCGAGGAGGAAGCTGGGAGATCAAAAGACGCCACTCTTCCCCAACACCCCGCATATCACCGTCGGCGGCAGCTCAGCCTCCTACTATGAGTCATGGGAGGAGCGTGCCTTCGCGGAGGACTCAGCAGGGCATCTCGGTGGCTGCATCTGGCCGCCGAGGTCCTACTCCTGCAGCTTTTGTGGCCGCGAGTTCCGGTCGGCACAGGCTCTCGGTGGGCACATGAACGTCCACCGGAGGGACCGGGCAAGGCTCAAGCTCTCCGGGATTGTGGAGGACGGCgctggccatggcggcgaacAAAACCACGTCATGCCGCCGCACCAAAGCTACATGATCCAACCATGTCGTCCCCAAATTGGCGCCGGCCAGCAGCATGCCTACATCCCAAACCATAGTATTGGTGCTCCTCCCAGTGCTGACACCAACCCTAATTCTGTTTGTGGTGTTATCACGTATCCTGCTAGATCCTTGCTTCATGTTGCAGCTGCTAGAACTGCCTGGGGCAAACAAGTCCTTACTGCTTCTCTTGTCCCGCCGAAGTCGCCTTCGGCTAGCAGTGGACATATGACACTGTTTCCCGGTGTTGTTCCATTGCCACAAGATCATGAAAGAGCATCGACCTGGATGAGTTCGAAGCTTGATCTGCGTTTTGGAGAAAATGAATTGAAGATGAGTGTTTTGGGTTGCCGTTCAAGAATGGACTTTATGATGAACGAAAATGACAAGGACTATCAAGAGGTTGCTGAAGCAAATCACAAGAGGAGAAGAATTGATTTGGAGGTAAACCCCTTGGTTCTAAGTTCATCCTCCAGTAAGCATCAACAGCCAGATGGTGGTGATGGCCAACATCATGAAAAGGTACCAAAACATTGTCGTAGCTCGTCGGTTGAAAAACTAGATCTTGAGCTTAGACTTGGGGAAGctccaaaaaaactaaattag